The stretch of DNA GTGTTCCTACTATTATACTTTACCCCTTTACCACCGCGTTTACCGGCGAACGATTGTATTTTACTTGTTGTATCTAGTTTCGGAATTCTCACCCTACCACCTACGATCTGCGGATTGCATCACTACGCAACGCGACGACGAGAGTTCGTCGATCGACGATGCGCGTAAACCTATCTTACCTAGCTATACCTATTTAATCAGTCGTTCAACTAATTTTTCGCTATTCTTCGTTTTCCCGCCGACGAACGAGAAGAACGAAACGGTCGTAGCGCGATTACCATTACACGTACGAAACCCGCTACATCCGTCGATCACATTTGCGAAAGTAAAGAGAGCGAACAGGTATCCGTATTTGAATCTGAATTTGTATACGTGTCAGTAAGGTACGTGGATGTCTCTCGGGGTAGCGCGTCGTCGACAAATCTTGCAAACGGTGATCAAACAAATTAGAGCGACCAGTATGGCCAGACCGGCGCCTAATCCGGCACCCGCCCAGCCAGCTGAACCAACGACGCTCGCCAAATTTCCGACACCGTTTCCAGATCCAGCTACGTTACCGCGGTTACCGAGAGCATCGTCTCCGCACAGTTCCGGAGACTCGTCGTTCGGTTCCTCCGCGATGGTCAGCAAACCGCTACCGTTGTACGAATTCCGGAACACGGACCTAGATTCCGGCAACGGGCAATTGACCACGCCGTTGCAAAGCAGTCGGGCTGGAATGCAACCGGCATCGCCCGGACACTGGAAGCCGCAATACTCGTCGAGCTTCTGCGTGTTCAAAGCTCCCGAGGCGTCGCGCGGTAAATGATACAACTCTGTCCAAGCGATCTTGAATGCAGTCCTCGCAGGAGCCATCGAGCCGGTGAACTGAATGATCACCGTCGGCCAACCGTCGTACTCTTCCTGTTGCTGATCCGTCGAGGAGGGCGACGGCGACACCGGCTGCTGCTGATTGATTTGCGCGAGAGTCGGTTCTCTGTTCGTGCCAGAGTTACGATCACCGGCGTTGAATCCCGGGGGCGCGATCTGTGCCGCTGATATTCTAGGCATCTCTCTAACGTAACTAACGTTCTCGCCGCATATACCGATGAACGGTTCGCTATTCCCGGGCAGAAAGATCTCCAGTTTCCCGTCCTCGCAGGATCTCGAGGCGAATTTGATCTTGTCAAAGTGCAGCCAAACGTCTCTGTCCCGGTGTACCCGCAGTTCCCAGATGCATTTGATCGATCGAGGCGGAGTCACGTATCCGAGCACCTCGTAATGAGGGAATTCGATCTCGCCGTCGGTGGTGGCGGGCAGAATCGCCGGTCCGCACAACGGGCTATGGGCAAATTCGTATCTAGCCTCGAACAACGGCGTcgattgtttaaaataactGACTGCAGCGTGTGCACCATCCACCAGCAGTTTCAATTCGAGCCGTTCTCCTCGCGACACGATTCGAAACACCGATTGTTGCCCTTCGGAGTTCGCTTCGCCTGCTGTCGGCGTTGATCGACAAATACAGTGGCCTCTACCGATACTCATATTCctttgttgctgttgctgctgctgcgaTTGCTGACGTTGTTCCTGCGGTTGCTGTTGATCCATCGCGTCTGTGACGATCGGTTCTTTAATGATCAATCGATCCACTCGACTGTCCCAACAATGACCGCACTGCGCGTACGGATGTTCCTTGAAGGAGACCGATTCGATAGTGAGAATAACTCGCGCGTACAATCGTTTATCCGTGATGAATGTATAGGTACAAGAAAGATCGGCCGGTGGATCGCCTGGTCGCTTGTAAACGAGAGTGTTGAGCGGCGATCGGAGGCGACCCGATCGTCCTTTCCACGAAGCAAAGGTCTCGTCGCATTCAGTTCCAGGCACGGGCACGCCGAACCTCGTCGCATTGAAGAAATCGTAGTGGGCCCAGTAATAAAGCGAGCTACCGGAATAACTTCCAGTTTTACTCTCAAACTTAACGAACAAAGCGTTCGAGCTCGATACGAAATCGTGCTTCTCCATAGGTTTGCTGAAGGTGTCGCAGAATGTTTTGATGATCTTCGCGTCGTCCGGCCAATCTGCATCGTACAGCGTCAGACTTTCGCCGCAATCGCCGTCGTACGGTTGTATCGGTGACTCGATACGATTCACCCGGAAACTGGGGAAGTAGAGCCTGGCGATTTCCCCGGGTCGACCCTTCAGGAGATAGGTGCAGCTGGTGTGCGGTGGATACCAATGAGCGACCGAAAGGAATATACCCTCGGTACCGTTCCGCAGGGGTTCGCTGTTCAGCAACCAGTCGCAACTGCCGTTTCGTACGCCCGCGGTCTTCACGTGACCGGGCCAATTTCCTACGTTGAAATGAAAGCCGGTGTTCAAAAGAGGTCCGGCCGGCGACGAGACAAACTCCACGTAGAGATCCTCGCTGGTGCCGATTATGCTGTACGGGAATTTACCCATGCCGCAGAAGGTGCCGATCGCCGGACTGTTCTCGTCCTTACCGTCGTACACGCGTATGTAATCGTACGGGCAGTGCTCCGATCCGGAGCTTATCGGTCTCATCGGGCAGGTCATTATGTTCTCGCATCTCTGCCCGTCGATGTTGAACTCTTCGTTCTCGATGTACAGTTTTATAAATGGTAACCGCGTGTTCAAGCGGTACTTGCAGTGCAACGCGCGCGGGTAAATGCCCGGATAAGCCGGGCTCTGTACGTAACACGTTTGCAGCCGGCAATCTTTGAACACTCGCTCGCAATAGCTTCCGGGCACGATCTCGCCCCTCCGATTCGGATAAAGCTCCGGATGTTGGCCATACCTCAAATACACTTCGTACTGTTGTTCCGCTCGTGAATCGAAGCTAAAGTACGTTTGATCGGTAAAGTTGTCCGCGTGAAATATCACTCGAACAAAACTCGTTTCCGAGATGAACGTCTGCGGTTGTTCCGATTCCCCGCAATACACTCCCGGGTCCTTTCGATTGCTCACCTCCGTTTTCGTGTTCCCATCTACGATCTGCAAAATTGTACACCGCGTTACAATTTCCATCCTTTACCTTGGTTACGCAGGAAACGGAGAAGAAAATTACCTGCAGGTAACCGCCGGTGCACGTGGTCGCATTTTCCAGCACGCCGACCTTAAACTTTTTAAAACGAACTCGCAGAATCCAATCTCGCGGTGTTCCACGAAACGCTCGAAAACGGTACCAACAGGACAAAGGTTTCCCCCAATTCGCCGCGGTCACAGCCGGGCTCGATACATCCTCGTATATCTCTACCGTTTTATTGCAGTGATCTCGATCAGCTGAAACGAATCGCGGCTAAATGGAAATCGAAGGAACGGTGCGCTGAAGCAAGCGTTACCTCTACGGATGGCGGCAGGACTGGGGCTGgtgaagatgaagaagaagagaagaaagaatcCCCAGCCCCAAGTGGTCGACAGCACCGGTATAACCATTCCAAGGTAGGTGGTCCACTTCGGTCTCCGCGAAGCCTCAATCCGATCTATCAATTTCTCTCCTTAGCATCGCTCGTTCTTTTTCACCGTCCACCTGTAACTATAAACATAATTATAGGAGCAGGCTCGCGTTGGTTACGTCAAAGACGAATTCTCAACAGAAATTCATTTGCTCGTTATATGAATTGACCATGCCCGGAAGTTGCTCGTTCCGTCGGTTCACCCGTTCACTCCAAAACGGGGCTATAATTGATTCAATCCGTGTTAACTCTCCTCTTGTTGACAATTCAGGACCGAGCAAATcgcatatacatatattctcTACCTCCCACTGTTCTACGCCTGATAatctcctctctctttcctacacttattttatttacccCTTTATCCGAGATTCTCCGCAATCGCATCGATACCGCGATTTTGAAGCTCTTTggtataaagaaaataaaaatgagaaagCACGAATCGATCCTCACGCGAATCGAAGAGAAACGGTAGAACTTTGAATTCTGTAGaacagaaagagaagaaatgaTCTCGCTGCTAATGAACGATTAGCCGTACATTGATGATCGTTACGTCGGTGCCGCGGTACGAACACGTGCTTTTACGATATCTTACACTACACCCTGTATTTGTTAAACAAACTCAACGAAAcccaaataaataaataaattctgtTACACGGAGGCGCGGAAAATTATTTGCACCTCCAACTACCACCTCCGTAACGAGGTCGATGTTATATTTGTCACGATAGGCCGATGAAACGTTACGGATAGTAAACAAAAAACTCATTTGCAAGATACTAATTGTTTTAACACAGATCGTCGCGATGAAATGATGAAAGGAAAGGGTTACAAAGGTATGCGCGAGCTTTTCGACGAGAGACCAAAGAACTCGGTGCGACAGAAATGAATGACATTTCCTTTTCCCTTTATCCCTTTTTCTATTCAAGGTATACCTCGCATTATCGTATCGGCACACCGAATACGCGCTAAATACTGCGCTCGCGCAGACAGGGTTCCTTCGCCAAATCATGGAAACCGAAGATATCCATAGCATCTACCTAACAACGTAGAAAGTATACTGGCAAACAACTCTTTCTCTCCGTACCCAGAAACGTACTCGTTAATCGCAATCACCGAAAACCCCGTCTTCCCTATCGAATTTTCACATTTCCTCCGCGTCTCTAGCCACTCGTTTTCGTTAGCACCGCGTCGAATCTTTCTGCCGAATTATTGCTATGCCAACCTGCGcgtacacatacacacacacgaCACAGGTACACAAACGTGCGAGATCAACTATGTAGATCGCGATCTCGTACACAAATGTAAAACAGGAGCAATTTTTTTTCCCACTAATGATTCGATGCTGAGCTAACGATAGGAAGATCGAAAGCAGGGAAGAAAAATGATgaggaaaataaagagaaaataaaaagaatgaaagtgTGTATGGTAATCGTGATAGAAGAAAGCTCGGGCAATGAGAATGGAAAAAAAGGTATATGGTATCGGTACTGTACCGGTTACAAGGTAGCTGAGCTTCCATCGATGGCTGCCTGGAAAGCTTGGAACACGGTTAAATCCGAGTTGTCCAGTTGACTAGCTGGCTAACTGGATGGTTGGATAGCTGGATAGCTGGATGGCTGGCTGGTTGGCTGGTTGGCTGGTTGGCTGGCTAGCTTAACGTTCGACGAGAGATTCGGGTCGAACGTCGCGCAAGCTCGCTACaccctctttcttcttcgcttTCCCTCTTGCCTTCTCTCGCCTCCCCCTTTGCTTCCCTCTCTTTTTCACTTCTGCTTTCTCTAAcgatcctttttttttcttctttcttttctccttttgcTCCGGTGTCCACTTCAAAAGTAGTTTCACATTCGACAGCGATCTACCTTTCGATACTGTTAACGATCGGGCACCTTTCGAGCGAATCGTTTCAATTAGCTGCTCGTCGTTTCCCTTCTTCGATCGTGCCCGGAATCCTTCCTATGCTGGCGTCCGTGTCAACCAAATcaaacgatcgatcgaaataaattaatcgatAAAAGCCCCGAGAACGTACGCCGTTTCGGAGCTTAACAAACAACGACGACGCTTCCTTCTCTTTTCACCCTGTTTACCCTCTTTTCTCGCTGCTCGAAATCGATGGACCAAATTACCAGCGATTTGCGTTCAACGAACAACCTGATGATGCACTGAAAGcttataaaaatagaaataaaatggtCAAACGTACGAACGAATGGTAACGCGAGAGCAATAAAGCAAGTCTAAAAGTAGAAATAAGAGGTTTCGTTAATCAGGATGCGGTCAATCCGTCAACCCTTCCGAATCGAACGGGAACTTCGTTCCCTCCCCCGAAGTTTATCGTCCGACTGCAGTTAGTTTCGACCAGCCAACGCTTTCGAAAACTCGATcgagagagaagaagaacagagagaaaacagaaaaaaaataggaaaGAGCAAAACGGTCCCAGCTGTTCCTCTCGTGAAACAATCGTGTTCAATTCGTACGTTACTTGTTCGACGATTCGATTCTCTTACAATCCACTTATCGAGGAAAAAAAGTCTCTTTTCTACTTTTGTCCGGATTACAATTGCATCTCTGTACAAATAACAGACCGACGAGTACCGTTCCACTATCGTTTAACGAGAGAAACGAGATCAAGTTGATCGGTATCGTTTGCAACGCGGTAAAAACCTAGGAGAGACACTACGAACGAGAACGAAACAGCTCGTAACGACAAGTACTTATTCGTTTAAGAGTTTATTTACAAGTGGCAACAAAAATACTATCACCTCTTCCTGTTTGTGATTATAGTACGTTAATATCTTCGTTAGATAAACAGGCACGtcaaaaagaaatttcgaTCGACGTATTCAGCGTAAAATTATTGCTTGTTCTTTAAATAGAAACTTTGTAGAATCGTACGCACAACTACAATCTACGATTCGTGTCTACGGCTTCCCGGAGCATCCCGACGAACATGAACAGCGGCATCATCGATACCGATCGATCGGCGAATAAACGACAATGATCGGGAACACGACGTCTTTCCCGATTTTGCCAAACCTTTACAGCGATAGTTGCGCGTTCAACGAAACACGTGTAcagaaaaattacaaagaCAAGTCGAGTCCTCCGACTCGACTGCACGAGGCTCCTTTAATATCGTTTACTGCGTTCCACCAAGAAAATTCATCTTGAACGACAGGAGATACTAGCTTCTCTTCCTTCTCTGCGTACACGCGAACGACATCGGCTGATCTAATAATGCAACgtctcctttttttcttttctatcgaCAATGAGATTCTCAGCTTCTTCGATACACGTCGTGGCAAAGTACTTAGTTTCTCATCCGACGTATCCTCTCTATACAAACGTCTTGCAACAATTAATCCCTTCTTGCTACGAACGCGCGAAAGCTCGCGTCGTCTCCCTGTACCGACACTGCAAATGAAAAAAGACCAAGGAAATGTACTCGATTAACCGTATATCAGGTATACGTGTTATAATACAGATTCGTCGACGATGTAAccggagagagagagagagagaggaaaaaagaaaaaaaaaagaaaaaataaaatataaaggaTACGAGAAACTGAATGTCGATACAAGTCAGAACACGGTACATGGGAATAATACATTGTCTTCTCACTTTCCTCGCATGAAAATGTTCCCACTTGTTGCGTAAAACAATGAATTGGGTCGAGTATTTATCCATACGCGGACTAAACTAATcattatgtaataaaatgaatgataGTACAGCATTGGGTGTAACGTGTACATGTAGTACGTATTTGTACGCGCGCGTACAAACATGAGGGTTGTATGTAGGTGGATATCAAGACGTGATATGGATTATGGGCATGGATTCGACATATCGGATATTAAAGCGTGTATCCGTTTACGGGCGTACACACGAACAGGTATGAGGGGGTACACGCGCGTGCAGATATATTTGTCAATGAACGAATTAGCGCAATGTAACAAATGTCCTACGTAACGATGCCATAGGACAACGATTCAATGATCGTCCATATCGTGAACGCGTTGACGTTTCGTCTGTGGTTGTTGGTGTTCGGATGGCTCGGGACTTTCGACGATTGCAAGCGGTGCCGGTGAACCTGGAGAACTATCCGATTCCTCGTGCGGACGCTTTGAAACACCGACGCCTGCGTCGGGACCAATAAAACTTCCGCTACACGCGACACCAGAAAATAACCATTAATTTTCATCCAGATCGAACCAACGATAACGTAATACGTACGAAAAATCCATAACTCCTACCTGTAGTTATACGTCGTTTGTACAATAACAGGAGCCGGACTGTACTGACCGGCCGGGGAAAGAGAATGTTCTTCTGCAGCATTTCCGGATACAACATACTTatctattaattaaatttaagtaccttttaaatcaattttataaacacAGACTGACAAGGAAGCAAACAGGTAGGTAGAGAGACGACAAGGCGgcaatgaaaatgaaagagtCGAACAGAGAACAAATActcttaaaaaaagaagattacCTTCTCTAGCTGAATCACTCGTAACACCGTTCGTGACAACGGTAATCTGTTGCATCAGACGACCCTTATGAGACGACTGGCTCGAGGGCGCGTACGGATGACCGGGTGATCCTGGTGCGGATTGACTAGTCAATTGACCAGCCGGCGAAGGTACAGAACTGTCCGGATAAGATTCTGGGCCTGGCGATGTTTCTCTACTCAGACATTCTGGTGTCATCAACCCGCTGATTCCTACGTGAGACGGTGAAGCGGGTGCGCTCCTACATCAGtttaaacatttcaatttctttttctcccttAAATCTTCTTACGGGTTATACATTAATTAGAATGTATAAAAAAACGTATGTACCGTGACGAGAGACCGAAAGGAGCTCGAAAACATGGCACGCCACGTTGCCTTCTTCTCCTAAATGCCTGTTCTATCAGTTTCGCTTCGGACTGAGGATCGATTCGCCAAAATGAACCCTTCCCTGGTTCCTCTTGACTTCTCGGTACTTTAATGAAATAACGATTCAACGAAAGATTATGCCTTATGGAATTTTGCCACCCTTTATCCGCCGTTCTATAATACGGGTAATTCTTCGTAATGTACGAATAAATCCCGGACAACGTGAGCTGTTTATCCGCCGCAGACGCTATGGCCTGAACAATCAGCTGCGCGTACGAATACGGCGGTTTTGAATCGTCCTTTGGCGGACTACAATTTGCTGCAGTACCATTTGGTCCGGCACTGCTTCCACCTCTGTATCTAGAGTCCACGCTTAGCTCGGGGCTTATCTGTCTGCTAGAACTCTGTCCACCCTCGTGTCTTTccaaatttgaattttgagGATCATTGGCAACAGCAGCTGCGTACACTGCCACCATTTGAAGGTCCGCAGATATGTTTCTTCTTCCCTGTCCTGCTCGTGGACTAGCAGGACACGAATTAGCAGCACTGATAGTTCCAGTGGGAGAAGGAAACGGACTGCTATATCCTGTATCCGGAATATTAATACGTAAAGGTGGCAACGGTGCTCTGTGTTTTGGTGGAGAAGGTACGCGTACATTGTTCTGCTCCTGTTCGTCCACTAATGACTGAAATACCAGTCTGATATTTGTACTTGGAAATCTGAATGTGCATCTGTAACAAAAGAAACAATACTATTGTATTATTCTACTCTAATTCTAAAGAAACtacaaataaattcaaacgatAGTCTCTAAAGAAATTGCTGCCAGTGATCGTACCATTGCACTCGATTGGAATAATATCTTTCAAAGTTTCTACTCTTGAAAACAAACTTTACCAATACTGTGTAAACTTTTGCAAttgaagttaaaaaaaaaaaaaaaagaaaaaaaagaaaaacaaatcgTCATCGCCGAGAAAGCGATGACAAACTGTATCCTGTATTGTTTCGATTCAACTGAAACAATACCATCAGACAGAAGAGAGATCGTGTGATGAAGTTGCAAAGAGCTTGGCCACTGGCATGCCGAGAAACGTGCAAGAAAGGTTAAGTTGACGAGATAAAGAGTTCGAAATATATCTTACGTCTTTGGTAATTGAAAGGCAGGCGCGCCCTTTCGTTGAAAGACTCCGTCAACGAATACACCATTTTTACCGTTGCAAATCATGAAGAAAAAGGGGTGatcataaaatatttcaaggtgcCGTCGCGAGATAAAGCTGGAGTGGCCCATGTTGACGTCGACCTCACCCCTGCTGCTGTTACGTCCGATAGTGATACGTCGCTGTCTAACCATGTATTCGAACTCGCGACCCTCCAGTCGTGCAATCGGTGCACCCTTTGCCTCCGGGTTCCACTGCATCTTCGTCGGACTGGCCGGTGCCGACTTCAGTGCCAGAAGGGCCCACGCGTCGCTCTCCTGAGTACGGGAGTACGTAGACATAGCACCGAGTGAGCAAACCCTCCTTCGGGATAGAATgagagagaggaaaaggaCAAGTAGACAGATAGATATAGATAGACAGATAAACTGAACAGATAACTAGATACATAGACGCGGATAGAGTACGAGTTAGTTACCGCCGGAGAAAGAAGTAATGTCGGAGAAAGATACACTGTTCGTACGGATAGAACAGGAACAAGAATGACGAGTCAAAATTGTAGTATCTGACCCAGGCCATGGATTGATATCGTTTAATAACATCGATGATAGCGTTAAGAGGGAAGACATGAaaatacattaattatttttcactaCGACGCTAATGAAATCGTTTGCAAAATTTATCGAGCAACCGATCGAGTAATCGATCGATTAATTGACTGATTGACCAACTGACTgaccgaccgaccgaccgTCCGTCCGTTCGTTCATCCGACCGATCGATCAATCGATCATCCGTccgaccgaccgaccgaccgacTGACCGACTGACCAACGAATTTACTACGATAAATTAATTGCGTACATACAACAGCATTGCGATTATAAAATGAACGTagtaacgaaaaaaaaaaacgaaaaaagaaaacatcgATAGGTTAGTTACCAGGTTCACCAGTTTCTTTGCTGCAAATTTAAACGCAAGTACATAGGTGAAGAAACATGTGTACCtatcttattatttatttcatcgtTATGTCATCTATTTACCGACGTTGTTATTGTTATGTTTTGACGTTGATATTCCAAATATTGATTATTTACAATGGAAAGATAAATAGTTGTATACAACAAAATAATTGGCGTGCATTTACGCTGATAcctactttcttttttcacttgCTTATATGTTGTATGTATTGTACCACGTCTCCGCTTTCTTACTGTATCTTGCACTGTTCAACTTATCTGAAGAAACGTACCTTGCTTTTTGTTGATTTATAATTCGAATGATACGAATGTATCACGTGACGTATACGCGCGCAATAACTTTCAATTTGAACAGAAAATAACACTACACGACACGATATTTTCAGCGGCTGTTTTGAGGTTAATGACGTGAAATTTAACACACCGAAAATATCTCTACAAGACTTACGGAATCATCGAAAATGTAAAATCTCAATAAAATACAACACAAAGTACGATGCAATATGATAGTTCGAAGtactatttaaatattaattaaactgTACTTTCATTGATTTTAATACACATAACCTTACTTCATGTTGACATGTAGATAATTACGCAAGCGTAATGTATATTTATACACGCATATATATGCATATATCTACGTCAACAACTAAAGTTAAAGAAATTGTAACAATTCTTGTGAAAAACTACGAATAAACATCGTCATATTATACTGAAAAATACTATTTTTTAATCGCTAACAAATGCACGCATACAACAATGAACGTCAAAGAAGATGCGACCAGTGTTTATGGTCTCGTTACTGAATTAAGCAAACATATATTGCAAACGTATCGATCTGTTTGTGGAAATGTTCAATTTACTTACGAACACGATATTAAAGCGATTAAACATCTTCGAACGAAAGCGTTTgaaatattgttaaataaaagttGTAAGTATAGCGCTAGTGTGTGTTTATACTTTACCacaacatattttattttccaatcaattgtttctttcacctttcttattattttattcgtttGCATAGGTTACAAGGATAGCACAGACACAGATCCATTAATAGAGGTACAGAAACATGCCTTTGTATTGAAACTAGAATTGAAGCATGTACATGATGCTATTGCTTTAGAAAATCTTCTACAAGAGATAGAAGAATTTT from Osmia bicornis bicornis chromosome 10, iOsmBic2.1, whole genome shotgun sequence encodes:
- the LOC114873390 gene encoding forkhead box protein K1 isoform X4; its protein translation is MSTYSRTQESDAWALLALKSAPASPTKMQWNPEAKGAPIARLEGREFEYMVRQRRITIGRNSSRGEVDVNMGHSSFISRRHLEIFYDHPFFFMICNGKNGVFVDGVFQRKGAPAFQLPKTCTFRFPSTNIRLVFQSLVDEQEQNNVRVPSPPKHRAPLPPLRINIPDTGYSSPFPSPTGTISAANSCPASPRAGQGRRNISADLQMVAVYAAAVANDPQNSNLERHEGGQSSSRQISPELSVDSRYRGGSSAGPNGTAANCSPPKDDSKPPYSYAQLIVQAIASAADKQLTLSGIYSYITKNYPYYRTADKGWQNSIRHNLSLNRYFIKVPRSQEEPGKGSFWRIDPQSEAKLIEQAFRRRRQRGVPCFRAPFGLSSRSAPASPSHVGISGLMTPECLSRETSPGPESYPDSSVPSPAGQLTSQSAPGSPGHPYAPSSQSSHKGRLMQQITVVTNGVTSDSAREDKYVVSGNAAEEHSLSPAGQYSPAPVIVQTTYNYSGSFIGPDAGVGVSKRPHEESDSSPGSPAPLAIVESPEPSEHQQPQTKRQRVHDMDDH
- the LOC114873390 gene encoding forkhead box protein K1 isoform X1, encoding MYFHVFPLNAIIDVIKRYQSMAWVRYYNFDSSFLFLFYPYEQCIFLRHYFFLRRRVCSLGAMSTYSRTQESDAWALLALKSAPASPTKMQWNPEAKGAPIARLEGREFEYMVRQRRITIGRNSSRGEVDVNMGHSSFISRRHLEIFYDHPFFFMICNGKNGVFVDGVFQRKGAPAFQLPKTCTFRFPSTNIRLVFQSLVDEQEQNNVRVPSPPKHRAPLPPLRINIPDTGYSSPFPSPTGTISAANSCPASPRAGQGRRNISADLQMVAVYAAAVANDPQNSNLERHEGGQSSSRQISPELSVDSRYRGGSSAGPNGTAANCSPPKDDSKPPYSYAQLIVQAIASAADKQLTLSGIYSYITKNYPYYRTADKGWQNSIRHNLSLNRYFIKVPRSQEEPGKGSFWRIDPQSEAKLIEQAFRRRRQRGVPCFRAPFGLSSRSAPASPSHVGISGLMTPECLSRETSPGPESYPDSSVPSPAGQLTSQSAPGSPGHPYAPSSQSSHKGRLMQQITVVTNGVTSDSAREDKYVVSGNAAEEHSLSPAGQYSPAPVIVQTTYNYSGSFIGPDAGVGVSKRPHEESDSSPGSPAPLAIVESPEPSEHQQPQTKRQRVHDMDDH
- the LOC114873388 gene encoding uncharacterized protein LOC114873388 — its product is MVIPVLSTTWGWGFFLLFFFIFTSPSPAAIRRADRDHCNKTVEIYEDVSSPAVTAANWGKPLSCWYRFRAFRGTPRDWILRVRFKKFKVGVLENATTCTGGYLQIVDGNTKTEVSNRKDPGVYCGESEQPQTFISETSFVRVIFHADNFTDQTYFSFDSRAEQQYEVYLRYGQHPELYPNRRGEIVPGSYCERVFKDCRLQTCYVQSPAYPGIYPRALHCKYRLNTRLPFIKLYIENEEFNIDGQRCENIMTCPMRPISSGSEHCPYDYIRVYDGKDENSPAIGTFCGMGKFPYSIIGTSEDLYVEFVSSPAGPLLNTGFHFNVGNWPGHVKTAGVRNGSCDWLLNSEPLRNGTEGIFLSVAHWYPPHTSCTYLLKGRPGEIARLYFPSFRVNRIESPIQPYDGDCGESLTLYDADWPDDAKIIKTFCDTFSKPMEKHDFVSSSNALFVKFESKTGSYSGSSLYYWAHYDFFNATRFGVPVPGTECDETFASWKGRSGRLRSPLNTLVYKRPGDPPADLSCTYTFITDKRLYARVILTIESVSFKEHPYAQCGHCWDSRVDRLIIKEPIVTDAMDQQQPQEQRQQSQQQQQQQRNMSIGRGHCICRSTPTAGEANSEGQQSVFRIVSRGERLELKLLVDGAHAAVSYFKQSTPLFEARYEFAHSPLCGPAILPATTDGEIEFPHYEVLGYVTPPRSIKCIWELRVHRDRDVWLHFDKIKFASRSCEDGKLEIFLPGNSEPFIGICGENVSYVREMPRISAAQIAPPGFNAGDRNSGTNREPTLAQINQQQPVSPSPSSTDQQQEEYDGWPTVIIQFTGSMAPARTAFKIAWTELYHLPRDASGALNTQKLDEYCGFQCPGDAGCIPARLLCNGVVNCPLPESRSVFRNSYNGSGLLTIAEEPNDESPELCGDDALGNRGNVAGSGNGVGNLASVVGSAGWAGAGLGAGLAILVALICLITVCKICRRRATPRDIHVPY
- the LOC114873390 gene encoding forkhead box protein K1 isoform X5; the encoded protein is MQWNPEAKGAPIARLEGREFEYMVRQRRITIGRNSSRGEVDVNMGHSSFISRRHLEIFYDHPFFFMICNGKNGVFVDGVFQRKGAPAFQLPKTCTFRFPSTNIRLVFQSLVDEQEQNNVRVPSPPKHRAPLPPLRINIPDTGYSSPFPSPTGTISAANSCPASPRAGQGRRNISADLQMVAVYAAAVANDPQNSNLERHEGGQSSSRQISPELSVDSRYRGGSSAGPNGTAANCSPPKDDSKPPYSYAQLIVQAIASAADKQLTLSGIYSYITKNYPYYRTADKGWQNSIRHNLSLNRYFIKVPRSQEEPGKGSFWRIDPQSEAKLIEQAFRRRRQRGVPCFRAPFGLSSRSAPASPSHVGISGLMTPECLSRETSPGPESYPDSSVPSPAGQLTSQSAPGSPGHPYAPSSQSSHKGRLMQQITVVTNGVTSDSAREDKYVVSGNAAEEHSLSPAGQYSPAPVIVQTTYNYSGSFIGPDAGVGVSKRPHEESDSSPGSPAPLAIVESPEPSEHQQPQTKRQRVHDMDDH
- the LOC114873390 gene encoding forkhead box protein K1 isoform X2 is translated as MLWRVCSLGAMSTYSRTQESDAWALLALKSAPASPTKMQWNPEAKGAPIARLEGREFEYMVRQRRITIGRNSSRGEVDVNMGHSSFISRRHLEIFYDHPFFFMICNGKNGVFVDGVFQRKGAPAFQLPKTCTFRFPSTNIRLVFQSLVDEQEQNNVRVPSPPKHRAPLPPLRINIPDTGYSSPFPSPTGTISAANSCPASPRAGQGRRNISADLQMVAVYAAAVANDPQNSNLERHEGGQSSSRQISPELSVDSRYRGGSSAGPNGTAANCSPPKDDSKPPYSYAQLIVQAIASAADKQLTLSGIYSYITKNYPYYRTADKGWQNSIRHNLSLNRYFIKVPRSQEEPGKGSFWRIDPQSEAKLIEQAFRRRRQRGVPCFRAPFGLSSRSAPASPSHVGISGLMTPECLSRETSPGPESYPDSSVPSPAGQLTSQSAPGSPGHPYAPSSQSSHKGRLMQQITVVTNGVTSDSAREDKYVVSGNAAEEHSLSPAGQYSPAPVIVQTTYNYSGSFIGPDAGVGVSKRPHEESDSSPGSPAPLAIVESPEPSEHQQPQTKRQRVHDMDDH
- the LOC114873390 gene encoding forkhead box protein K1 isoform X3 — its product is MQTNKIIRKESDAWALLALKSAPASPTKMQWNPEAKGAPIARLEGREFEYMVRQRRITIGRNSSRGEVDVNMGHSSFISRRHLEIFYDHPFFFMICNGKNGVFVDGVFQRKGAPAFQLPKTCTFRFPSTNIRLVFQSLVDEQEQNNVRVPSPPKHRAPLPPLRINIPDTGYSSPFPSPTGTISAANSCPASPRAGQGRRNISADLQMVAVYAAAVANDPQNSNLERHEGGQSSSRQISPELSVDSRYRGGSSAGPNGTAANCSPPKDDSKPPYSYAQLIVQAIASAADKQLTLSGIYSYITKNYPYYRTADKGWQNSIRHNLSLNRYFIKVPRSQEEPGKGSFWRIDPQSEAKLIEQAFRRRRQRGVPCFRAPFGLSSRSAPASPSHVGISGLMTPECLSRETSPGPESYPDSSVPSPAGQLTSQSAPGSPGHPYAPSSQSSHKGRLMQQITVVTNGVTSDSAREDKYVVSGNAAEEHSLSPAGQYSPAPVIVQTTYNYSGSFIGPDAGVGVSKRPHEESDSSPGSPAPLAIVESPEPSEHQQPQTKRQRVHDMDDH